A genomic segment from Streptomyces antibioticus encodes:
- a CDS encoding CitMHS family transporter: MLTVLGFAMIATFLVLIMLKKMSPIAALVLIPALFCVVVGKGARLGDYVIDGVTSLAPTAAMLMFAIVYFGVMIDVGLFDPIVRAILRFCKADPLRIVVGTAFLAAIVSLDGDGSTTFMITVSAMYPLYKRLKMSLVVMTGVAAMANGVMNTLPWGGPTARAATALKLDAGDVFVPMIPALAAGLAFVVVLAYVLGRRERKRLGVLTLDEALVEERETETVLVGGGADKSGSAGGGSGAATAPGDDTDDDFQGGLDPERPTLRPKLYWFNALLTVALLTAMIMELLPIPVLFLLGAALALTVNFPHMPDQKARIGAHAENVLNVSGMVFAAAVFTGVLQGTGMVDHMARWLVDNIPDGMGPHMAFVTGLLSLPLTYFMSNDGFYFGVLPVLAEAGQAHGVSSLEIARASLVGQPLHMSSPLVPAVYVLVGMAKVEFGDHTRFVVKWAALTCLVILGAGMLFGII; this comes from the coding sequence ATGCTGACCGTCCTCGGCTTCGCCATGATCGCGACCTTCCTGGTCCTGATCATGCTGAAGAAGATGTCGCCGATCGCGGCACTCGTGCTGATCCCGGCACTGTTCTGCGTCGTCGTCGGGAAGGGCGCCCGGCTCGGTGACTACGTCATCGACGGCGTCACGAGTCTCGCGCCCACCGCGGCGATGCTCATGTTCGCGATCGTCTACTTCGGTGTGATGATCGACGTCGGCCTCTTCGACCCGATCGTCCGGGCCATCCTGCGGTTCTGCAAGGCCGACCCGCTCCGGATCGTCGTGGGCACCGCGTTCCTCGCCGCGATCGTCTCGCTCGACGGCGACGGCTCCACCACCTTCATGATCACCGTGTCGGCGATGTACCCGCTCTACAAGCGCCTGAAGATGAGCCTGGTCGTGATGACCGGCGTGGCCGCGATGGCCAACGGCGTGATGAACACCCTGCCCTGGGGCGGCCCGACGGCCCGCGCGGCCACCGCGCTGAAGCTGGACGCCGGCGACGTCTTCGTACCCATGATCCCGGCCCTGGCAGCGGGCCTGGCCTTCGTCGTCGTCCTCGCCTACGTCCTCGGCCGCCGCGAGCGCAAGCGGCTCGGGGTGCTGACGCTGGACGAGGCGCTGGTCGAGGAGCGGGAGACGGAGACCGTGCTGGTCGGCGGCGGCGCGGACAAGTCCGGCTCCGCGGGCGGCGGTTCGGGCGCGGCGACCGCCCCCGGCGACGACACGGACGACGACTTCCAGGGCGGCCTGGACCCCGAACGGCCCACCCTGCGGCCCAAGTTGTACTGGTTCAACGCGCTCCTCACGGTCGCCCTGCTCACCGCCATGATCATGGAGCTGCTGCCGATCCCGGTGCTGTTCCTGCTCGGCGCGGCCCTGGCCCTGACCGTCAACTTCCCCCACATGCCCGACCAGAAGGCCCGCATCGGCGCCCACGCCGAGAACGTCCTCAACGTCTCCGGCATGGTCTTCGCCGCCGCCGTCTTCACCGGCGTCCTCCAGGGCACCGGCATGGTCGACCACATGGCCCGCTGGCTGGTCGACAACATCCCCGACGGCATGGGACCCCACATGGCCTTCGTCACCGGCCTGTTGAGCCTCCCGCTCACCTACTTCATGTCCAACGACGGATTCTACTTCGGTGTCCTGCCGGTCCTCGCCGAGGCGGGCCAGGCCCATGGGGTGTCCTCCCTGGAGATCGCCCGCGCCTCGCTGGTGGGCCAGCCGCTGCACATGTCGAGCCCGCTGGTCCCGGCCGTCTACGTCCTCGTCGGCATGGCCAAGGTCGAGTTCGGCGACCACACCCGGTTCGTCGTCAAGTGGGCCGCCCTCACCTGCCTGGTGATCCTGGGGGCGGGCATGCTGTTCGGGATCATCTGA
- a CDS encoding Zn-dependent alcohol dehydrogenase gives MVRAAVLPAVGAALEITDIDLPDPGPGQVRVRLAAAGVCHSDLSLSDGTMRVPVPAVLGHEGAGTVVAVGEGVTSVAPGAPVVLNWAPSCGRCHACSLGEVWLCADALTGSAAVYARTADGRDLHPGLNVAAFAEETVVSASCVLPLPDGIPLTDAALLGCAVLTGYGAVHHNARVRPGETVAVFGVGGVGLATLQAARIAGAATIVAVDVSPEKEELARAAGATHYLIASDRTPREIRALTGGQGVDVAVECVGRAVTIRTAWESTRRGGRTTVVGIGGKDQQITFNALELFHWGRTLSGCVYGNSDPSTDLPALATHIRTGRLNLSTLVTEHITLDDIPTAFDNMLAGKGGRALVVF, from the coding sequence ATGGTCCGTGCCGCCGTGCTGCCCGCCGTGGGCGCCGCCCTGGAGATCACCGACATCGACCTGCCGGACCCCGGACCCGGCCAGGTCCGGGTCCGGCTCGCCGCCGCCGGGGTCTGCCACTCCGACCTGTCCCTGTCCGACGGCACCATGCGGGTACCGGTCCCCGCGGTGCTGGGCCACGAGGGCGCGGGCACGGTCGTCGCCGTCGGCGAGGGGGTCACCTCGGTGGCGCCCGGCGCTCCGGTCGTCCTCAACTGGGCCCCGTCCTGCGGCCGTTGCCACGCCTGCTCGCTCGGCGAGGTGTGGCTGTGCGCGGACGCGCTCACCGGCTCCGCCGCCGTGTACGCGCGCACCGCGGACGGCCGTGACCTCCATCCCGGGCTGAACGTCGCCGCGTTCGCCGAGGAGACCGTCGTGTCCGCCTCCTGCGTGCTGCCGCTGCCCGACGGCATCCCCCTCACCGACGCGGCCCTCCTCGGGTGCGCGGTCCTCACCGGGTACGGCGCCGTCCACCACAACGCCCGGGTGCGCCCCGGCGAGACGGTCGCCGTGTTCGGCGTCGGCGGGGTGGGCCTCGCGACCCTCCAGGCGGCCCGGATCGCGGGCGCCGCCACGATCGTCGCCGTGGACGTCTCCCCCGAGAAGGAGGAGCTGGCCCGCGCGGCGGGCGCCACCCACTACCTGATCGCCTCCGACCGCACCCCCCGCGAGATCCGCGCCCTCACCGGCGGACAGGGCGTGGACGTGGCCGTGGAGTGCGTGGGGCGCGCCGTCACCATCCGCACGGCCTGGGAGTCCACCCGACGCGGCGGCCGCACCACGGTGGTCGGCATCGGCGGCAAGGACCAGCAGATCACCTTCAACGCCCTGGAACTCTTCCACTGGGGCCGCACCCTCTCCGGCTGTGTCTACGGCAACAGCGATCCGTCCACCGACCTCCCCGCCCTCGCCACCCACATCCGCACCGGCCGCCTGAACCTCTCCACCCTGGTGACCGAACACATCACCCTGGACGACATCCCGACAGCCTTCGACAACATGCTGGCGGGCAAGGGCGGCAGGGCCCTGGTCGTCTTCTGA
- a CDS encoding ABC transporter ATP-binding protein: MTRAISLHDVSKVHAKGVRAVDRLSLDIAPGEFLVLLGPSGCGKSTVLRMIAGLEHITEGELLLDGAYANDLPPSQRDIAMVFQNFALYPNMTGRDNIGFPLRIEDPGSDPAPRVDATARMLGIEELLDRYPGQLSGGERQRVAMGRAIARHPSAFLMDEPLSNLDAKLRNRLRAEISRLTRSLGVTTVYVTHDQAEAMSLGDRVAVLRGGVLQQVDSPRAVYALPRNVFVAAFIGTPRINLLRGVIRAPLDGAMTISLGKQALRLPEPLSLDHRLLRVQQGREVIVGLRSEAVRIATPAEARPEETHITGLVEHVEFQGHEVLVHFNTGSVPAVVPELEAPRPAPRPTRRHREGGFLDRLRERAGSRRAGPAVAEASNGPQPMPEPQDTSPDGRIPGDLVVRTTPDFVLRYGMQVPLLVDTAHLYVFDQHGDRVSPAPARLPDLEEWEV; the protein is encoded by the coding sequence ATGACACGCGCCATCTCCCTGCACGACGTCAGCAAGGTCCACGCCAAGGGCGTCCGGGCCGTGGACCGCCTGTCGCTGGACATCGCGCCCGGCGAGTTCCTGGTCCTGCTCGGCCCCTCCGGCTGCGGCAAGTCCACCGTGCTGCGGATGATCGCCGGCCTGGAGCACATCACCGAGGGCGAGTTGCTCCTCGACGGCGCCTACGCCAACGACCTGCCGCCGTCCCAGCGGGACATCGCGATGGTGTTCCAGAACTTCGCCCTCTACCCGAACATGACCGGCCGCGACAACATCGGTTTCCCGCTGCGTATCGAGGACCCCGGCAGCGACCCGGCCCCCCGCGTGGACGCCACCGCCCGGATGCTCGGCATCGAGGAACTCCTGGACCGCTACCCCGGCCAGCTCTCCGGCGGGGAACGCCAGCGCGTGGCCATGGGCCGGGCCATCGCCCGCCACCCCTCCGCCTTCCTGATGGACGAGCCGCTGTCCAACCTGGACGCCAAGCTCCGCAACCGGCTGCGTGCCGAGATCTCCCGCCTCACCCGCTCGTTGGGCGTCACCACCGTCTACGTCACCCACGACCAGGCCGAGGCGATGTCGCTCGGCGACCGGGTCGCCGTCCTGCGCGGCGGGGTCCTCCAGCAGGTCGATTCCCCGCGCGCGGTCTACGCCCTGCCCCGCAACGTCTTCGTCGCCGCCTTCATCGGCACCCCGCGCATCAACCTCCTGCGCGGTGTGATCCGTGCCCCGCTCGACGGCGCCATGACCATCAGCCTCGGCAAGCAGGCCCTGCGGCTTCCCGAACCCCTCTCCCTGGACCACCGGCTGCTGCGGGTGCAGCAGGGCCGGGAGGTGATCGTCGGGCTGCGCTCGGAGGCGGTCCGGATCGCCACGCCCGCCGAGGCCCGCCCCGAGGAGACGCACATCACCGGCCTGGTGGAGCACGTCGAGTTCCAGGGCCACGAGGTGCTCGTCCACTTCAACACCGGCTCCGTCCCCGCCGTCGTCCCCGAACTGGAGGCACCCCGCCCGGCGCCCCGCCCGACCCGGCGGCACCGCGAGGGCGGGTTCCTCGACCGGCTGCGGGAGCGCGCGGGGAGCCGCCGGGCCGGGCCGGCCGTGGCGGAGGCGTCGAACGGGCCCCAGCCGATGCCCGAGCCCCAGGACACGTCCCCCGACGGCCGGATCCCCGGTGACCTCGTCGTCCGCACCACCCCCGACTTCGTCCTGCGGTACGGCATGCAGGTCCCGCTCCTCGTCGACACCGCCCACCTGTACGTCTTCGACCAGCACGGCGACCGCGTCTCCCCGGCCCCGGCCCGCCTCCCGGACCTGGAGGAGTGGGAGGTGTAG
- a CDS encoding molybdopterin oxidoreductase family protein has protein sequence MPRTALRICPLCEATCGLTLTIEGTAVTGARGDREDVFSKGFICPKGASFAAVDGDPDRLRTPLVRRDGELREATWAEAFDAVAAGIRPLIERYGPHAVGIVLGNPNVHTVAGALYPPLLVAGIGTRSLFTASTVDQMPKHVSSGLLFGDANAIPVPDLDRTHHLLLIGANPLESNGSLCTAPDFPGRLRALKARGGTLTVIDPRRTRTARLADRHVDIRPGTDALLLAAMAHTLFEEDLTDLGALADHVEGLDELRAAMADFTPEAVAPACDVEAATIRALARELAAAPTAAVYGRIGSCTVPHGTLGSWLVDVLNILTGNLDRPGGALFPQAATDRTPRPAGPGRGFRLGRWHSRVGRHPEAKGELPLSALAEEIDTATEDGEPIRALLVVAANPVLSAPDGDRLDKALGSLDFMVSVDPYLNETARHADVVLPPPPPSQSPHHDFAFNTLAVRNQVRYNRPAVPLEDGRTAETEILARLVLAVTGMHGADPAAVDDLVIAQTLGKAVTETHSPVHGRDPEELAALLTGDNGPERRLDLMLRLGPYGDGFGARPDGLTLDRLLDHPHGIDLGPLRPRLPQPLKTRSGRIELLPAPIADDLPRLRQALRERPAGLVLVGRRHLRSNNSWLHNVPALTGGTNRCTLHIHPEDAERLGLRDGGAVRVKGAGGEVTAPAEITDGVRRGVVSLPHGWGHDRPGTRLGHAATDPGVNVNQLLDGSLLDPLSGNAVLNGVPVSLTPVT, from the coding sequence GTGCCCCGCACCGCCCTGCGAATCTGCCCCCTGTGCGAGGCCACCTGCGGGCTGACGCTCACCATCGAGGGGACTGCGGTCACCGGCGCCCGCGGCGACCGGGAGGACGTGTTCAGCAAGGGGTTCATCTGCCCCAAGGGCGCCTCCTTCGCCGCCGTCGACGGCGACCCCGACCGGCTGCGCACCCCGCTCGTCCGCCGCGACGGCGAGCTGCGCGAGGCCACCTGGGCGGAGGCGTTCGACGCCGTCGCCGCCGGCATCCGGCCCCTGATCGAGCGGTACGGCCCGCACGCCGTGGGGATCGTCCTCGGCAACCCCAACGTGCACACCGTGGCCGGCGCCCTCTACCCGCCCCTCCTGGTCGCCGGGATCGGCACCCGCAGCCTGTTCACCGCCTCCACGGTCGACCAGATGCCCAAGCACGTCTCCAGCGGACTGCTCTTCGGCGACGCCAACGCCATCCCGGTGCCGGACCTCGACCGCACCCACCATCTGCTCCTGATCGGCGCCAACCCCCTGGAGTCCAACGGCAGTCTGTGCACCGCCCCCGACTTCCCCGGCCGGCTCAGGGCCCTCAAGGCGCGCGGCGGCACCCTCACCGTCATCGACCCGCGCCGCACCCGCACCGCCCGGCTCGCCGACCGGCACGTCGACATCCGCCCCGGCACCGACGCGCTGCTCCTCGCCGCGATGGCCCACACCCTCTTCGAGGAGGACCTGACCGACCTCGGCGCGCTCGCCGACCACGTCGAGGGCCTGGACGAACTCCGCGCCGCCATGGCCGACTTCACCCCCGAGGCGGTAGCCCCCGCCTGCGACGTCGAGGCCGCCACCATCCGCGCGCTCGCCCGTGAACTCGCCGCCGCCCCCACCGCCGCCGTCTACGGCCGCATCGGAAGCTGCACCGTCCCGCACGGCACCCTCGGAAGCTGGCTCGTCGACGTCCTCAACATCCTCACCGGCAACCTCGACCGCCCCGGCGGCGCCCTCTTCCCGCAGGCCGCCACCGACCGCACCCCGCGCCCGGCGGGACCCGGCCGCGGCTTCCGGCTCGGCCGCTGGCACTCCCGGGTCGGCCGCCACCCCGAGGCCAAGGGCGAACTGCCGCTCTCCGCGCTCGCCGAGGAGATCGACACCGCCACCGAGGACGGCGAACCGATCCGCGCCCTCCTGGTCGTCGCCGCCAACCCCGTGCTCTCCGCGCCCGACGGCGACCGGCTCGACAAGGCCCTCGGCTCCCTGGACTTCATGGTCAGCGTCGACCCGTACCTCAACGAGACCGCGCGCCACGCCGACGTCGTCCTGCCGCCGCCCCCGCCCTCGCAGAGCCCGCACCACGACTTCGCCTTCAACACCCTCGCCGTCCGCAACCAGGTCCGCTACAACCGCCCCGCCGTCCCGCTGGAGGACGGCAGGACCGCCGAGACCGAGATCCTCGCCCGGCTCGTCCTGGCCGTCACCGGCATGCACGGCGCCGACCCCGCCGCCGTCGACGACCTCGTCATCGCCCAGACCCTCGGCAAGGCCGTCACCGAGACCCACTCACCCGTCCACGGCCGCGACCCCGAGGAACTGGCCGCCCTCCTCACCGGCGACAACGGCCCCGAACGCCGCCTGGACCTGATGCTGCGCCTCGGCCCCTACGGCGACGGCTTCGGCGCCCGCCCGGACGGGCTCACCCTCGACCGGCTGCTCGACCACCCGCACGGCATCGACCTCGGACCCCTGCGCCCACGGCTGCCGCAGCCCCTGAAGACCCGCAGCGGACGCATCGAGCTGCTGCCCGCGCCGATCGCCGACGATCTGCCCCGGCTGCGGCAGGCACTGCGCGAACGGCCCGCCGGACTGGTCCTCGTCGGGCGGCGCCATCTGCGCTCCAACAACAGCTGGCTGCACAACGTCCCGGCCCTCACCGGCGGCACCAACCGCTGCACCCTGCACATCCACCCCGAGGACGCCGAACGGCTCGGGCTGCGCGACGGCGGCGCGGTACGGGTCAAGGGCGCCGGGGGAGAGGTGACCGCCCCCGCCGAGATCACCGACGGCGTCCGGCGCGGCGTGGTGAGCCTGCCGCACGGCTGGGGCCACGACCGCCCCGGCACCCGCCTCGGCCACGCCGCCACCGACCCCGGCGTCAACGTCAACCAGCTCCTCGACGGCAGCCTGCTCGACCCCCTGTCGGGCAACGCGGTCCTCAACGGCGTACCGGTCTCGCTCACGCCCGTGACCTGA
- a CDS encoding aldehyde dehydrogenase family protein, protein MKAHDGIYLDGAWRPAASRDVIEVVDPADERVIAQVPAGGAEDVDAAVRAARAALPAWAATPPTERAARLAALRDVLTARKDEIAETVTAELGSPLAFSQAVHAAVPIAVAASYADLAARHPFEEQVGNSTVLHEPVGVVAAITPWNYPLHQIVAKVAPALAAGCTVVLKPAEDTPLTAQLFAEAVHEAGVPAGVFNLVTGLGPVAGQALAEHPGVDLVSFTGSTAVGRRIAAVAGAAIKKVALELGGKSANVILPSADLARAVNVGVANVMSNSGQTCSAWTRMLVHRDRYDEAVTLAAAAAAKYADRIGPLVSAAQRDRVRGYIEKGVAEGARLVAGGPESPRERGWFVAPTVFADVTPDMTIAQEEIFGPVLSILRYEDEEDALRIANGTVYGLAGAVWAGEEAEAVAFARRMDTGQVDINGGRFNPLAPFGGYKQSGVGRELGTHGLAEYLQTKSLQF, encoded by the coding sequence ATGAAGGCACACGACGGCATCTACCTCGACGGGGCCTGGCGCCCGGCCGCGAGCCGGGACGTGATCGAGGTCGTCGACCCGGCCGACGAGCGGGTGATCGCCCAGGTCCCGGCGGGCGGCGCCGAGGACGTCGACGCCGCCGTACGGGCCGCCCGCGCCGCGCTCCCCGCCTGGGCCGCCACCCCGCCCACCGAGCGCGCGGCCCGGCTGGCCGCCCTGCGGGACGTGCTGACGGCCCGCAAGGACGAGATCGCCGAGACCGTCACCGCCGAACTGGGCTCCCCGCTCGCCTTCTCCCAGGCCGTCCACGCGGCCGTGCCGATCGCGGTCGCCGCCTCCTACGCCGACCTCGCCGCGCGCCACCCCTTCGAGGAGCAGGTCGGCAACTCGACCGTCCTGCACGAACCGGTCGGCGTGGTCGCCGCGATCACCCCGTGGAACTACCCGCTGCACCAGATCGTCGCCAAGGTCGCCCCCGCGCTGGCCGCGGGCTGCACGGTGGTCCTCAAGCCCGCCGAGGACACGCCGCTCACCGCCCAGCTCTTCGCCGAGGCCGTGCACGAAGCGGGCGTCCCGGCCGGGGTGTTCAACCTCGTCACCGGCCTCGGCCCGGTCGCGGGGCAGGCCCTCGCCGAGCACCCGGGCGTGGACCTGGTCTCCTTCACCGGCTCCACCGCCGTCGGCCGCCGCATCGCCGCCGTCGCCGGTGCCGCGATCAAGAAGGTCGCCCTCGAACTCGGCGGCAAGTCCGCCAACGTCATCCTGCCGAGCGCCGACCTCGCCCGCGCGGTGAACGTCGGCGTCGCCAACGTGATGTCCAACTCCGGTCAGACGTGCAGCGCCTGGACGCGGATGCTGGTCCACCGCGACCGGTACGACGAGGCCGTGACGCTGGCCGCGGCGGCCGCCGCCAAGTACGCGGACCGTATCGGCCCGCTGGTCAGCGCCGCCCAGCGCGACCGGGTGCGCGGGTACATCGAGAAGGGCGTCGCCGAGGGCGCCCGGCTGGTCGCGGGCGGACCCGAATCCCCGCGTGAGCGCGGCTGGTTCGTCGCCCCGACGGTCTTCGCCGACGTCACCCCGGACATGACGATCGCCCAGGAGGAGATCTTCGGCCCGGTCCTGTCGATCCTGCGCTACGAGGACGAGGAGGACGCCCTGCGCATCGCCAACGGCACGGTCTACGGACTGGCGGGCGCGGTCTGGGCGGGGGAGGAGGCGGAGGCGGTGGCCTTCGCCCGCCGGATGGACACCGGGCAGGTCGACATCAACGGCGGCCGCTTCAACCCCCTTGCCCCCTTCGGGGGTTACAAGCAGTCGGGCGTCGGCCGGGAACTCGGCACGCACGGGCTCGCCGAGTACCTCCAGACCAAGTCCCTCCAGTTCTGA
- a CDS encoding TetR/AcrR family transcriptional regulator, whose product MKPVPPATSLRRAPVQRRSAERLTRILDACADLLDEVGYDDLSTRAVAQRAGVPIGSVYRFFGNKRQMADALAQRNLERYAERVTARLAGARPGDWRAAMDAVLDEYLAMKRTAPGFSLVDFGNQIPVGVRQAEPNHRVADRLTELLSGYLGRTPDEDMSRIFLIAVETADTLVQLAFRVDPQGDPKVIDETRELLRAYLARVLD is encoded by the coding sequence ATGAAGCCCGTGCCCCCAGCGACATCGCTCCGTCGTGCGCCCGTCCAGCGGCGCAGTGCCGAACGGCTCACCAGGATCCTGGACGCCTGCGCCGACCTCCTCGACGAGGTCGGCTACGACGACCTGAGCACCCGCGCCGTCGCCCAGCGCGCGGGCGTGCCCATCGGCTCCGTCTACCGCTTCTTCGGCAACAAACGGCAGATGGCGGACGCGCTCGCGCAGCGCAACCTGGAGCGGTACGCGGAACGGGTCACCGCACGGCTGGCGGGCGCCCGGCCCGGTGACTGGCGGGCCGCCATGGACGCCGTCCTGGACGAGTACCTGGCCATGAAGCGCACCGCGCCCGGCTTCTCCCTCGTCGACTTCGGCAACCAGATCCCGGTCGGCGTCCGCCAGGCCGAACCCAACCACCGGGTCGCCGACCGTCTCACCGAGCTGCTCTCCGGCTACCTCGGCCGCACCCCCGACGAGGACATGAGCCGGATCTTCCTGATCGCCGTGGAGACCGCCGACACCCTCGTCCAGCTCGCCTTCCGGGTGGATCCGCAGGGCGACCCCAAGGTGATCGACGAGACGCGGGAGCTGCTGCGGGCGTATCTGGCGCGGGTGCTGGACTGA
- a CDS encoding DMT family transporter: MMNTATSRTGLLAAGAAVVTVVLWASAFVSIRSAGAAYAPGALALGRLAAGSVTLGVLCLLRREGWPPRAAWPGIALSGLLWFGVYMVVLNWGEQQVDAGTAALVVNIGPLLIALLGVRLLGDPMPPRLLAGMAVSFAGAVAVGLSMSGGGGSSVLGVVLCLVAAIAYAAGVVAQKPALGRASVLQVTTFGCLTGTVLCLPFTGQLIRDAADAPLSATLNMIYLGVFPTALAFTTWAYALARTTVSRMGATTYAVPALVVLMSWLALGEVPGALTLVGGALCLAGVAVSRSRPPRDTTAAARRSEGVDVRE; this comes from the coding sequence ATGATGAACACCGCCACCTCTCGCACCGGATTGCTCGCCGCCGGGGCCGCCGTCGTCACCGTCGTGCTGTGGGCCTCGGCCTTCGTGTCGATCCGCAGCGCCGGGGCGGCGTACGCGCCGGGGGCGCTGGCGCTCGGGCGGCTGGCGGCGGGGTCGGTGACGCTGGGGGTGCTCTGCCTGCTACGGCGGGAGGGGTGGCCGCCGCGGGCCGCCTGGCCCGGGATCGCGCTGTCCGGGCTGCTGTGGTTCGGGGTCTACATGGTGGTCCTGAACTGGGGCGAGCAGCAGGTGGACGCCGGGACGGCGGCCCTGGTGGTGAACATCGGACCGCTGCTGATCGCCCTGCTCGGCGTACGGCTGCTCGGTGATCCGATGCCGCCGCGGCTGCTGGCGGGGATGGCGGTGTCGTTCGCCGGGGCGGTCGCCGTCGGCCTGTCGATGTCGGGCGGGGGCGGCTCGTCGGTGCTCGGGGTGGTGCTGTGTCTGGTCGCTGCCATCGCCTACGCGGCGGGAGTCGTCGCGCAGAAGCCGGCCCTGGGCCGGGCGAGCGTGCTCCAGGTGACGACGTTCGGCTGTCTGACCGGCACGGTCCTGTGCCTGCCCTTCACCGGCCAACTGATCCGCGACGCGGCCGACGCCCCGCTCTCCGCCACGCTCAACATGATCTACCTTGGCGTGTTCCCCACCGCGCTGGCCTTCACGACCTGGGCCTACGCCCTCGCCCGTACGACGGTCAGCCGCATGGGCGCGACGACGTACGCGGTCCCCGCCCTGGTCGTCCTGATGTCCTGGCTGGCCCTGGGCGAGGTCCCCGGGGCACTGACCCTGGTGGGCGGCGCGCTGTGCCTGGCGGGCGTGGCGGTGAGCCGGTCCCGGCCCCCTCGGGACACGACGGCGGCGGCGCGACGGTCCGAGGGGGTCGATGTCCGGGAGTGA
- a CDS encoding MFS transporter: protein MGPGRNRGWLLRLVIAFGFAQGAVSMARPAVSYRALALGADERAIGVIAGVYALLPLFAAVPLGRRTDNGRCAPLLPVGVLLISGGCALSGLAGSLWTMALWSGVMGLGHLCFVIGSQSLVARQSAPHEQDRNFGHFTIGASLGQLIGPIAAGRLIDDADRAGGSALALLVAGAGCAVAFTSLWRIEHRDTAPAPRTGSGARVPVTRILRTRGVPAGILVSLAVLSATDILTAYLPVVGDQRGIAPSVVGVLLSVRAAATIACRLVLTPLLRLCGRTPLLTATCLLAALLCAGIALPVPVPWLAVILAVLGFCLGVGQPLSMTTVVQAAPDGARSTALALRLTGNRLGQVAAPAAAGLTAGLAGAAAPFVMLGALLLLSSGVALRSPGEQVGNNSARRKASSAPARRT, encoded by the coding sequence ATGGGGCCCGGGAGGAACCGCGGCTGGCTGCTGCGCCTCGTCATCGCCTTCGGCTTCGCGCAGGGGGCGGTGTCGATGGCCCGGCCCGCCGTCTCCTACCGGGCCCTCGCGCTGGGCGCGGACGAGCGCGCGATCGGTGTCATCGCCGGGGTGTACGCCCTGCTGCCGCTCTTCGCCGCGGTCCCGCTGGGCCGCCGCACCGATAACGGTCGCTGCGCGCCCCTGCTGCCGGTGGGGGTGCTGCTGATATCCGGCGGCTGCGCCCTCAGCGGCCTGGCCGGCTCCCTGTGGACGATGGCCCTGTGGAGCGGGGTGATGGGGCTCGGCCATCTCTGCTTCGTCATCGGCTCCCAGTCGCTGGTGGCCCGCCAGTCGGCGCCGCACGAACAGGACCGCAACTTCGGCCACTTCACCATCGGCGCCTCCCTCGGCCAGTTGATCGGCCCGATCGCGGCCGGCCGGCTGATCGACGACGCCGACCGGGCCGGCGGCAGCGCCCTCGCCCTGCTCGTCGCGGGCGCGGGCTGCGCGGTGGCGTTCACCTCGCTGTGGCGCATCGAGCACCGGGACACGGCACCCGCACCCCGTACGGGATCCGGCGCGCGCGTCCCGGTCACCCGCATCCTGCGCACCCGTGGCGTCCCGGCGGGCATCCTGGTCAGCCTCGCCGTGCTGTCCGCCACCGACATCCTCACCGCCTACCTCCCCGTGGTCGGCGACCAGCGGGGCATCGCGCCGTCCGTCGTCGGCGTCCTGCTGAGCGTCCGCGCGGCGGCCACGATCGCCTGCCGGCTCGTCCTGACGCCCCTGCTGCGGCTGTGCGGCCGCACCCCGCTGCTCACCGCCACCTGCCTTCTCGCGGCCCTGCTGTGCGCCGGGATCGCCCTGCCGGTGCCGGTGCCCTGGCTCGCCGTGATCCTCGCGGTCCTCGGATTCTGCCTCGGGGTCGGCCAGCCGCTCTCCATGACGACGGTCGTCCAGGCGGCGCCCGACGGCGCCCGCTCCACGGCCCTCGCCCTCCGTCTGACCGGCAACCGCCTCGGCCAGGTGGCCGCCCCCGCCGCGGCGGGCCTGACCGCCGGCCTCGCGGGCGCCGCCGCGCCCTTCGTGATGCTGGGGGCGCTGCTCCTGCTGTCGTCGGGGGTGGCACTGCGCTCACCGGGGGAGCAGGTGGGGAACAACAGCGCGCGCAGGAAGGCGAGTTCGGCTCCGGCGCGGAGAACGTGA